Sequence from the Luteibacter aegosomaticola genome:
CAGAACCTGCGCATCGACGAATCGATAAGGGATGCGACGATCCAGTTCCGGGGGAACTAACGCATGTATCGCAATGGCAGGGTGATGCAGGCAAAAACGTGCGTGGGCGCACTGTCGCTCGCGGTCTTACCTATGTGGATCGGCGCGTGCCTCGCGCAGGAATCCGCGACGGTGGATCCCGCACTAAAGGAAAAGATCGAAGCGCAAGGACGAAAGATCGACGCGATGCGTAGCCGCATGGCTGAGCAGCTCGCCGAGCTGGAGCAGATGAAGCGCGAGCTGGCCTCCCAGGAGGTGGCGTACAACGACCTGCGCAAGGCCGTTGGCATGACCGCCCTGGAAGAAGCTCGCGCAACAGGCGCACCGGGTGTGGCCGGCGCGCAGAGTGCTCCTTCACCGCAAGACCAGGTACCGGGCAGCCCGGCGCCTGGCGCGCCCAGCGCCCCGGTATCGCAGCCGGTGGCGGCGACGCAGCCGGTGGGCAAGCGACCGGCAGAGGATGACCGGCCGCCGGAGGTGGCGCCGATCTTCGACCAGCCGGGCGTGCTGACGCCACGCAACAAACTGATCATCGAGCCGTCGTACCAGTACGGCTATTCGTCGAGCGATCGCGTGTCGCTGGTCGGGTATACGGTGATCCCTGCGATCCTGATCGGCCTGGTCGATGTGCGCCAGGTCAAGACCACGACGCAGACGGGTGCGGTGGCCTTCCGTTATGGCCTGACCAATCGTATGGAACTCGAGGTGCGCGTCCCGTACGTGGATACGCATACCGACACGATCAGTCGCGAGATATTCACCGGCACGGCCCAGGACAACCTGTTTACCAACAGCGGCAAGGGCATCGGCGACGTTGAAGCGACCTTGCGTTATCAGATCAACGATGGTGGCGCGGACAAGCCGTATTACATCGGCTGGTTCCGCGCGAAGTCGCGCACGGGTGAAGACCCGTTCGAGGTCACCACCGATTGCGTCACGCGTTGCGTGCAGAACACCACCGGCACCGGCCTTCCACTGAAGGCACCCACCGGCACAGGCTTCTACTCGGCGCAACTCGGCCTGACCTGGCTGTATCCGTCTGACCCGGTCGTGTTCTTCGGCAACTTCAGCTATCTGCACAACTTCGAACGCAAGGATGTCAGCCGCAATGTGCTCGGTTCCGGCAAACAATTCCTCGGTGATATCAAGGCAGGCGACATCGCGGACATCAGCGTCGGCATGGGTTTGTCGCTGAACGAGAAGGCATCGATCAGCATTGGCTACGACCAGGCCTTCGTGGGTCGCACGCAACAAAACGGTCATCCACTGGCGGGTTCAGCCCGATCAACGCTCGGCTCGCTCTTGATCGGCGGCTCGTATCGCTTCAATGAAAAGGAAACGCTGAACATCACACTCGGCGTCGGTGTGACGCGCGACACACCGGACACCACCGTCACTGTGCGTGTTCCGATCACGCTCTAGGCAGAGTATCGCCGACAGGGTCGCTCCCACCAGGGGAGAGCTTTAAAAGGGCCGGGATCCTCGTATCCCGGCCCTTTTGACTGGCGGGTGCGACCCTGTCGGCGATGCTCTGTTCACATGCTCCCACCACTGCGCGCATGAACGGCATGCGAACGCGCAGAGGTTCCCGTGCACGCGATGCACACATAACGGATCGTTAAGCTTTCAAACGGGGGTTTCAACCACATCGAAAAACTTGGCAGGAATTTCGTACATGCGCATTCGTCAAAAACGTTTCGGCAAGGTCGCCTCGGGACTTGCCCTTGCATCGCTCGCCTTCTTCGGTGCTGCCGCGCATGCGCAGGACAGCGAGAAGAAATCCCAATCACCCGCGCTCGACAACGTCAGCCTGTGGGTTGGCGGTTACTACACCAGCAACGACACCACGCTCGGTGGCCAGACGCGA
This genomic interval carries:
- a CDS encoding coiled-coil domain-containing protein, producing MQAKTCVGALSLAVLPMWIGACLAQESATVDPALKEKIEAQGRKIDAMRSRMAEQLAELEQMKRELASQEVAYNDLRKAVGMTALEEARATGAPGVAGAQSAPSPQDQVPGSPAPGAPSAPVSQPVAATQPVGKRPAEDDRPPEVAPIFDQPGVLTPRNKLIIEPSYQYGYSSSDRVSLVGYTVIPAILIGLVDVRQVKTTTQTGAVAFRYGLTNRMELEVRVPYVDTHTDTISREIFTGTAQDNLFTNSGKGIGDVEATLRYQINDGGADKPYYIGWFRAKSRTGEDPFEVTTDCVTRCVQNTTGTGLPLKAPTGTGFYSAQLGLTWLYPSDPVVFFGNFSYLHNFERKDVSRNVLGSGKQFLGDIKAGDIADISVGMGLSLNEKASISIGYDQAFVGRTQQNGHPLAGSARSTLGSLLIGGSYRFNEKETLNITLGVGVTRDTPDTTVTVRVPITL